In Curtobacterium sp. TC1, the following proteins share a genomic window:
- the nusB gene encoding transcription antitermination factor NusB, which produces MSARSKARKRALDMLYVAEVRELPIADVLATETVRHLDQPERASSWDYARQIVTGVDDARHEIDSVIVDHAQGWSIARMPVLDRCILRMAVWELRFNPEVPDAVAIAEAVELAQSLSTEDSAGFVNGVLGAVAGGRAPSGRTVAGDQESR; this is translated from the coding sequence ATGAGTGCTCGTTCGAAGGCCCGCAAGCGCGCCCTCGACATGCTGTACGTGGCGGAGGTGCGTGAGCTCCCGATCGCGGACGTGCTGGCCACCGAGACGGTCCGCCACCTGGACCAGCCCGAGCGCGCCTCGAGCTGGGACTACGCGCGGCAGATCGTGACGGGTGTCGACGACGCCCGTCACGAGATCGACTCCGTCATCGTCGACCACGCCCAGGGGTGGTCGATCGCCCGGATGCCGGTCCTCGACCGCTGCATCCTGCGGATGGCCGTCTGGGAGCTCCGGTTCAACCCGGAGGTGCCCGACGCGGTCGCGATCGCCGAGGCCGTCGAGCTCGCCCAGTCGCTCTCGACCGAGGACTCCGCGGGCTTCGTGAACGGTGTCCTCGGAGCTGTCGCCGGCGGCCGTGCACCGTCCGGTCGGACGGTCGCAGGGGACCAGGAGTCCCGCTAG
- a CDS encoding ABC1 kinase family protein, whose translation MPNPPRLSDLSGSQEADTGTLRSRGRRFTELLSIARRHRLVPFRRLDFSHDPATSDLRRSQAEHLRRALEEAGGGFVKMGQLLSTRDDLLPEEWTEGLAHLQRNVTAAPADQVLALLERELGAPVDQVFASFDPVPVAAASIAQVHRARLPDGTAVAVKVQRPGIDAAVRRDVDIALRVVRFLARWSTEARQVGVQDVAAQYADDLVRQVDFVSELRNLTALRAAQARSARPDEVRFPDPYPELSGRRVLVMEFLEGDTLSAIRAERADRDLDGPMRAILRAFLRQVVFDGLYHADLHPGNVLVLPDGRPALIDFGSVGRLDPTLRDTVQDLLVAYLQDDTSRIADAVLRMAPVRDAHDEPDFRRDIARFVADELGPGARIGVETVDDAVEVFGRYRLKPPPDFVAAARALAIFEGTLRTLAPSFDLLEESRGLAREQITDQLRPGKLRDLAAKELIGVVSAARRLPRRVDRIGEAIETGKFTVNIRLFADRRDRELVSGMVRRILLVLLGAGAGILAIVYLALPARPDAAISTGVAGALLGGAAVVLLGWAAIDAWRARRRR comes from the coding sequence GTGCCCAACCCACCCCGCCTGAGCGACCTGTCCGGCTCGCAGGAGGCCGACACCGGCACCCTCCGGTCCCGCGGCCGCCGGTTCACCGAACTCCTGTCGATCGCCCGGCGCCACCGCCTCGTGCCGTTCCGCCGCCTCGACTTCTCGCACGACCCCGCCACCTCCGACCTGCGACGAAGCCAGGCCGAGCACCTGCGGCGTGCGCTCGAGGAGGCCGGCGGCGGGTTCGTGAAGATGGGGCAACTGCTGTCCACGCGCGACGACCTGCTCCCCGAGGAGTGGACCGAGGGACTCGCGCACCTGCAGCGCAACGTCACCGCCGCTCCCGCCGACCAGGTGCTCGCCCTGCTCGAACGGGAGCTCGGCGCCCCGGTCGACCAGGTGTTCGCCTCCTTCGACCCGGTGCCCGTCGCGGCGGCCTCGATCGCCCAGGTCCACCGCGCCCGCCTGCCCGACGGCACCGCGGTCGCGGTCAAGGTGCAGCGGCCCGGGATCGACGCCGCGGTGCGTCGTGACGTCGACATCGCGCTCCGCGTCGTCCGCTTCCTGGCGCGGTGGTCGACCGAGGCCCGGCAGGTCGGCGTGCAGGACGTGGCCGCGCAGTACGCCGACGACCTGGTCCGCCAGGTCGACTTCGTCTCCGAGCTGCGGAACCTCACCGCGCTGCGTGCGGCGCAGGCACGCAGCGCCCGTCCCGACGAGGTCCGGTTCCCGGACCCGTACCCCGAGCTGTCCGGACGCCGCGTGCTCGTGATGGAGTTCCTGGAGGGCGACACGCTCAGCGCGATCCGCGCCGAGCGCGCGGACCGCGACCTGGACGGCCCGATGCGCGCGATCCTGCGCGCGTTCCTGCGCCAGGTCGTCTTCGACGGCCTGTACCACGCCGACCTGCACCCGGGGAACGTCCTGGTGCTGCCCGACGGGCGGCCCGCGTTGATCGACTTCGGATCGGTCGGGAGGCTCGACCCGACCCTCAGGGACACGGTCCAGGACCTGCTGGTCGCCTACCTGCAGGACGACACGTCACGGATCGCCGATGCGGTCCTGCGGATGGCACCGGTGCGCGACGCGCACGACGAGCCCGACTTCCGTCGGGACATCGCGCGCTTCGTCGCCGACGAGCTCGGACCGGGCGCCCGCATCGGGGTCGAGACCGTGGACGACGCGGTCGAGGTCTTCGGGCGCTACCGGCTCAAGCCGCCGCCGGACTTCGTCGCCGCCGCGCGGGCCCTGGCGATCTTCGAGGGCACCCTCCGGACGCTCGCACCGTCGTTCGACCTGCTCGAGGAGTCCCGCGGGCTCGCCCGTGAGCAGATCACCGACCAGTTGCGCCCCGGCAAGCTCCGCGACCTGGCAGCCAAGGAACTCATCGGTGTCGTCTCCGCGGCACGACGGCTGCCGCGCCGGGTCGACCGGATCGGCGAGGCGATCGAGACCGGCAAGTTCACCGTGAACATCCGGCTGTTCGCGGACCGCCGCGACCGGGAGCTCGTGTCCGGCATGGTCCGGCGCATCCTGCTCGTGCTGCTCGGAGCCGGTGCCGGCATCCTGGCGATCGTGTACCTGGCGCTGCCCGCCCGACCCGACGCGGCGATCTCGACCGGGGTCGCCGGAGCCCTGCTCGGGGGAGCGGCCGTGGTGCTGCTCGGCTGGGCGGCGATCGACGCCTGGCGCGCCCGACGGCGACGCTGA
- the efp gene encoding elongation factor P, translating to MASTTDIKNGAVLIIDGQLWSVVEFQHVKPGKGGAFVRTKLKNVVSGKVVDRTFNAGAKIDTAVVDRRDYQFLYEDGDSYVFMDTDTYDQIPVSATVVGDAKNYLLESAMVTIAMNEGNPLYVELPTSIVTEVETEPGLQGDRSSGGTKDATIIATGHRIQVPLYLESGTTVKIDTRDGSFLGRVNS from the coding sequence ATGGCCAGTACCACTGACATCAAGAACGGCGCCGTTCTCATCATCGACGGCCAGCTGTGGTCGGTCGTGGAGTTCCAGCACGTCAAGCCCGGCAAGGGTGGCGCGTTCGTCCGCACCAAGCTGAAGAACGTCGTCTCCGGCAAGGTCGTCGACCGCACCTTCAACGCCGGCGCGAAGATCGACACCGCCGTGGTCGACCGCCGTGACTACCAGTTCCTCTACGAGGACGGCGACTCGTACGTGTTCATGGACACCGACACCTACGACCAGATCCCGGTCTCGGCGACGGTCGTCGGCGACGCGAAGAACTACCTGCTCGAGTCCGCGATGGTCACCATCGCGATGAACGAGGGCAACCCGCTCTACGTCGAGCTCCCGACGTCGATCGTGACCGAGGTCGAGACCGAGCCGGGCCTGCAGGGCGACCGTTCCTCCGGTGGCACCAAGGACGCGACCATCATCGCGACCGGTCACCGCATCCAGGTTCCGCTCTACCTCGAGAGCGGTACCACGGTGAAGATCGACACGCGCGACGGCAGCTTCCTCGGCCGCGTCAACTCCTAG
- the mltG gene encoding endolytic transglycosylase MltG: MADDLDWNAIIAPGNEAERRKTTSDRAAGTDDRDDSVRVAPQPDRPMSRREARALEAERARRDAAAAGVEQPAPEPASPEPASPEPASPQQAAPGLHPEVAALLTGEVPSAATAGGAGSDGPDRTDDAGRTGGGGAAGGGGRGGHGGRGGASRPPREPRPKRRRGPLIAGIVIVAVVVAGGVSAYAFAAPKIQQIVAAVSGSSEPDDYTGTGKAKVTITIKQGDIGENVAATLQRSGVVKDSKVFYKLLLASPDVQFQPGSYSLKKQMSSKSALAALQDEDNRVQASIVIPEGTALADIEAGMVSKAGLTKTEVAKAAKNLSAYDLPSGVTTLEGWLFPATYPINPGWSAEQYFGSMVDTMKEHLAAAGVKEADQERVIVFASLVQKEAGLAADYPKVARVFQNRLDQGMRLQSDATVAYGTGNTHTVTTTDAERADESNPYNTYVHEGLPPAPISNPGDIAIKAVTNEAPGKWLYFVTVNLETGETVFSDTYDQHLVAVDQFQAWLRAHPDYQ, from the coding sequence TTGGCAGACGATCTGGACTGGAACGCGATCATCGCGCCCGGCAACGAAGCCGAGCGGCGGAAGACGACTTCCGACCGCGCAGCAGGTACCGATGACCGTGACGACTCCGTGCGGGTGGCCCCGCAGCCGGACCGTCCGATGTCCCGCCGCGAGGCCCGTGCACTCGAGGCGGAACGTGCTCGTCGCGACGCCGCCGCCGCGGGGGTCGAGCAGCCGGCGCCGGAGCCCGCGTCGCCGGAGCCCGCGTCACCGGAGCCCGCGTCACCGCAGCAGGCGGCCCCCGGACTCCACCCCGAGGTCGCCGCGCTCCTGACCGGCGAGGTGCCGTCAGCGGCCACGGCCGGCGGAGCCGGGTCCGACGGGCCCGACCGTACCGACGACGCCGGGCGCACCGGCGGCGGTGGAGCCGCGGGAGGCGGCGGCCGGGGCGGGCATGGCGGACGCGGTGGAGCCTCCAGGCCGCCGCGCGAACCGCGCCCGAAGCGCCGACGCGGGCCGCTCATCGCCGGCATCGTGATCGTCGCGGTGGTCGTGGCCGGCGGGGTGAGCGCGTACGCGTTCGCCGCGCCGAAGATCCAGCAGATCGTCGCCGCGGTCAGCGGGTCGAGCGAACCGGACGACTACACCGGGACCGGCAAGGCGAAGGTCACCATCACGATCAAGCAGGGCGACATCGGCGAGAACGTCGCCGCGACGCTGCAGCGCAGCGGCGTCGTGAAGGACTCGAAGGTCTTCTACAAGCTGCTGCTGGCCTCACCCGACGTCCAGTTCCAGCCGGGCTCGTACTCGCTGAAGAAGCAGATGAGTTCGAAGTCGGCGCTGGCGGCGCTGCAGGACGAGGACAACCGCGTGCAGGCCTCGATCGTGATCCCCGAGGGCACCGCGCTGGCGGACATCGAGGCCGGCATGGTCTCGAAGGCCGGCCTGACGAAGACCGAGGTCGCGAAGGCCGCGAAGAACCTGTCCGCGTACGACCTGCCGTCCGGCGTGACGACGCTCGAGGGCTGGCTGTTCCCCGCGACGTACCCGATCAACCCGGGCTGGAGCGCGGAGCAGTACTTCGGGTCGATGGTCGACACCATGAAGGAGCACCTGGCGGCCGCCGGCGTCAAGGAGGCCGACCAGGAGCGCGTCATCGTGTTCGCGTCGCTCGTGCAGAAGGAAGCCGGCCTCGCCGCCGACTACCCGAAGGTCGCACGGGTGTTCCAGAACCGGCTCGACCAGGGCATGCGCCTGCAGTCCGACGCCACGGTCGCCTACGGCACGGGCAACACGCACACCGTGACGACGACGGACGCCGAGCGCGCCGACGAGTCGAACCCGTACAACACCTACGTGCACGAGGGACTGCCGCCGGCACCGATCTCGAACCCCGGTGACATCGCGATCAAGGCCGTCACGAACGAGGCGCCGGGCAAGTGGCTCTACTTCGTGACGGTGAACCTGGAGACCGGTGAGACGGTGTTCTCGGACACCTACGACCAGCACCTCGTCGCCGTGGACCAGTTCCAGGCCTGGCTCCGGGCGCACCCCGACTACCAGTAG
- a CDS encoding aspartate carbamoyltransferase catalytic subunit translates to MRHLLSTADLSRDQAVHILDVAEEMAEVNTREVRKLPALRGKTVVNLFFEDSTRTRISFEAAAKRLSADVINFAAKGSSVSKGESLKDTVQTLGAMGIDGIVMRHGSSGAPRVLADADWIDVPVVNAGDGTHEHPTQALLDAFTMRRRLHGAGSRGQGLDGVRVLIVGDVLHSRVARSNAWLLRTLGASVTFAAPPTLLPATTTPFGAAVHHDLDAALAEDPDVVMTLRIQQERMNDAFFPNPREYTRHWGLTAARFARLSERTLIMHPGPMNRGLEIAGIAADDPRSTVVEQVENGVSVRMAVLYLALTGSDATTTEAKESAA, encoded by the coding sequence ATGCGGCACCTGCTCTCCACCGCCGACCTGTCGCGCGACCAGGCCGTGCACATCCTCGACGTCGCCGAGGAGATGGCCGAGGTCAACACGCGCGAGGTCCGGAAGCTCCCGGCGCTGCGCGGCAAGACCGTCGTGAACCTGTTCTTCGAGGACTCGACGCGCACGCGCATCTCGTTCGAGGCCGCGGCGAAGCGCCTGTCGGCCGACGTCATCAACTTCGCGGCCAAGGGCTCGAGCGTCTCCAAGGGCGAGTCCCTGAAGGACACCGTGCAGACCCTCGGCGCCATGGGCATCGACGGGATCGTGATGCGGCACGGCTCGTCCGGTGCCCCGCGCGTGCTCGCCGACGCCGACTGGATCGACGTCCCCGTGGTGAACGCCGGCGACGGGACGCACGAGCACCCGACGCAGGCGCTGCTCGACGCCTTCACCATGCGCCGCCGCCTGCACGGTGCGGGGTCGCGCGGACAGGGCCTCGACGGCGTCCGGGTCCTGATCGTCGGCGACGTGCTGCACAGCCGCGTCGCCCGGTCGAACGCGTGGCTGCTCCGGACCCTCGGGGCGAGCGTGACCTTCGCTGCGCCGCCGACGCTGCTGCCCGCGACGACGACGCCGTTCGGGGCGGCCGTGCACCACGACCTCGACGCCGCACTGGCCGAGGACCCGGACGTCGTGATGACGCTCCGCATCCAGCAGGAGCGGATGAACGACGCGTTCTTCCCGAACCCGCGCGAGTACACGCGGCACTGGGGCCTGACGGCTGCGCGGTTCGCGCGACTGTCGGAGCGCACGCTGATCATGCACCCCGGTCCGATGAACCGCGGGCTGGAGATCGCGGGCATCGCGGCCGACGACCCGCGCTCGACGGTGGTCGAGCAGGTCGAGAACGGCGTCTCGGTCCGCATGGCGGTCCTCTACCTGGCCCTGACCGGCAGTGACGCGACCACCACCGAAGCGAAGGAGTCAGCCGCATGA
- the aroB gene encoding 3-dehydroquinate synthase — protein sequence MTDPILPAGTTEIRVGGDDGYVVAVGSGLLGSLPAILGPRVAKVLIVHAPTLGARANDLRDLLVDAGLEALIAEVPDAEGAKRIEVASFCWQIMGQSDFTRTDAVIGLGGGAVTDLAGFVAATWLRGVPYVSVPTSVLGMVDASVGGKTGINTNEGKNLVGAFSAPRAVVADLDLVRTLPRNEILTGFAEIVKAGFIAVPEILDIVEADVDRVTDPTTPEFRRVVELAIALKAEVVSDDFTEQGRREILNYGHTLGHAIEHAERYQWRHGAAVSVGMVFAAELARLTGHLDDATVDRHRAILDSLDLPTSYGIGRWQGLLAAMRRDKKARAGMLRFIILDGVGKPVVLEGPEDHLLFTAYQEVGV from the coding sequence GTGACCGACCCGATCCTGCCTGCAGGGACCACCGAGATCCGCGTCGGCGGTGACGACGGCTACGTGGTGGCGGTCGGCTCGGGCCTGCTCGGCTCGCTCCCCGCGATCCTCGGCCCTCGCGTCGCCAAGGTCCTGATCGTGCACGCCCCGACCCTCGGTGCGCGGGCGAACGACCTGCGCGACCTGCTCGTCGACGCCGGCCTCGAAGCCCTCATCGCCGAGGTCCCCGACGCCGAGGGCGCCAAGCGCATCGAGGTCGCGTCGTTCTGCTGGCAGATCATGGGCCAGTCCGACTTCACCCGCACCGACGCGGTCATCGGCCTCGGCGGCGGCGCAGTCACCGACCTGGCCGGCTTCGTCGCCGCGACCTGGCTGCGCGGCGTGCCGTACGTGTCGGTGCCGACGAGCGTGCTCGGCATGGTGGACGCCAGCGTGGGCGGGAAGACCGGCATCAACACGAACGAGGGCAAGAACCTGGTCGGCGCCTTCTCCGCCCCCCGCGCGGTCGTGGCCGACCTCGACCTCGTCCGGACCCTGCCGCGCAACGAGATCCTGACCGGTTTCGCCGAGATCGTGAAGGCCGGGTTCATCGCCGTGCCGGAGATCCTCGACATCGTCGAGGCGGACGTCGACCGCGTCACGGACCCGACGACGCCGGAGTTCCGCCGGGTGGTCGAACTCGCCATCGCCCTGAAGGCCGAGGTCGTGTCGGACGACTTCACCGAGCAGGGTCGTCGCGAGATCCTGAACTACGGCCACACGCTCGGACACGCCATCGAGCACGCGGAGCGGTACCAGTGGCGCCACGGTGCTGCGGTGTCGGTCGGCATGGTCTTCGCCGCGGAGCTCGCACGTCTGACGGGGCACCTCGACGACGCGACCGTGGACCGGCACCGGGCGATCCTGGACTCCCTGGACCTGCCGACGTCGTACGGGATCGGCCGGTGGCAGGGGCTCCTCGCCGCGATGCGCCGCGACAAGAAGGCCCGTGCCGGCATGCTCCGGTTCATCATCCTCGACGGGGTCGGCAAGCCGGTGGTCCTCGAGGGGCCGGAGGACCACCTGCTCTTCACCGCGTACCAAGAGGTCGGCGTCTAG
- a CDS encoding shikimate kinase, translating into MIGPMGAGKSSVGKRVAKALGVPFTDTDRVIVREHGPIPGIFADRGEPAFRALEADAVRTALGTGGVIAVGGGAVTHAATREALSGARIVLLTVSPEAVAERIAGSDRPLLASGGIDAWQTIMDERAATYAELAHVVVDTSRRPMSRVVDEVVTWLRSDSSDSSDSSDDTSTTTEGAP; encoded by the coding sequence GTGATCGGCCCGATGGGAGCCGGCAAGTCCAGCGTCGGCAAGCGCGTCGCCAAGGCGCTGGGGGTGCCGTTCACCGACACCGACCGGGTGATCGTCCGCGAGCACGGGCCCATCCCCGGCATCTTCGCTGACCGCGGTGAACCCGCCTTCCGCGCCCTCGAGGCCGATGCGGTCCGCACCGCACTCGGCACCGGGGGCGTCATCGCCGTCGGCGGGGGAGCCGTGACGCACGCCGCCACCCGCGAGGCACTGTCCGGTGCCCGCATCGTCCTGCTCACCGTCTCGCCCGAGGCCGTCGCCGAGCGGATCGCCGGCTCGGACCGGCCGCTGCTCGCCAGCGGCGGGATCGACGCCTGGCAGACGATCATGGACGAGCGCGCGGCGACCTACGCCGAACTCGCGCACGTCGTGGTCGACACCTCGCGCCGTCCGATGTCCCGGGTCGTCGACGAGGTCGTCACCTGGCTGCGCAGCGACAGCAGCGACAGCAGCGACAGCAGCGACGACACCAGCACCACCACCGAAGGAGCACCGTGA
- a CDS encoding dihydroorotase produces the protein MTAHLIRGAQLVDGSRADIRLQDGRITAVGSGVDAGGATVVDADGLIALPGLVDLHTHLREPGHEESETVLTGSRAAAAGGFTAVNAMANSSPVADTAGVVEQVQALGDDAGYVTVRPIGAVSQGLQGTHLSEIGAMATSRAKVRVFSDDGSCVADPLLMRRALEYIKGFGGVLAQHAQEPRLTIGAQMNEGRLSSELGLAGWPAVAEEAIIARDVLLADHVGARLHVCHVSTAGSVEVIRWAKSRGIDVTAEVTPHHLVLTEDLIAGHHGAPGYDARYKVNPPLRAREDVDALRAALADGTIDIVATDHAPHTAEAKCCEWPAAANGMVGLESALSVVQSAVVASGQLDWADVARVLSEAPARIGQVEGHGQRLAEGAPAEITLYDPSASREFAVADLAGQSQNSPYLGMTLPGRVVATFHLGAPTVLDGRLVDADTVAAHAAALRTGARA, from the coding sequence ATGACCGCTCACCTGATCCGCGGCGCGCAGCTGGTCGACGGCTCGCGCGCCGACATCCGTCTGCAGGACGGCCGCATCACGGCGGTCGGGTCCGGTGTGGACGCGGGCGGCGCGACGGTCGTCGACGCCGACGGGCTCATCGCCCTGCCCGGCCTCGTCGACCTGCACACCCACCTGCGCGAGCCCGGGCACGAGGAGTCCGAGACGGTCCTGACGGGTTCGCGCGCCGCCGCGGCCGGTGGCTTCACCGCCGTGAACGCGATGGCGAACTCGAGCCCGGTCGCCGACACCGCCGGTGTCGTCGAGCAGGTCCAGGCGCTCGGCGACGACGCCGGCTACGTCACCGTCCGCCCGATCGGCGCGGTGTCGCAGGGGCTGCAGGGCACGCACCTGTCCGAGATCGGTGCCATGGCGACCTCGCGGGCGAAGGTCCGGGTGTTCTCGGACGACGGTTCCTGCGTCGCCGACCCGCTGCTCATGCGTCGCGCGCTCGAGTACATCAAGGGCTTCGGCGGTGTGCTCGCGCAGCACGCGCAGGAACCCCGCCTGACCATCGGCGCGCAGATGAACGAGGGCCGGCTGTCCTCGGAGCTCGGGCTCGCGGGCTGGCCGGCCGTGGCGGAGGAGGCGATCATCGCCCGTGACGTCCTGCTCGCCGACCACGTGGGCGCACGACTGCACGTCTGCCACGTGTCGACCGCCGGCAGCGTCGAGGTGATCCGCTGGGCCAAGTCCCGCGGCATCGACGTCACCGCCGAGGTCACGCCGCACCACCTCGTGCTCACCGAGGACCTCATCGCCGGGCACCACGGCGCCCCCGGGTACGACGCCCGCTACAAGGTGAACCCGCCGCTCCGCGCCCGCGAGGACGTCGACGCCCTGCGCGCGGCCCTGGCCGACGGCACCATCGACATCGTCGCGACCGACCACGCACCGCACACCGCCGAGGCGAAGTGCTGCGAGTGGCCGGCGGCGGCGAACGGCATGGTCGGCCTCGAGTCGGCGCTCAGCGTCGTGCAGTCCGCCGTCGTCGCGTCGGGCCAGCTCGACTGGGCCGACGTCGCACGGGTCCTGTCCGAGGCGCCCGCCCGGATCGGCCAGGTGGAGGGCCACGGCCAGCGACTCGCCGAGGGCGCACCCGCCGAGATCACGCTCTACGACCCGTCGGCCAGCCGCGAGTTCGCGGTCGCCGACCTCGCCGGACAGTCGCAGAACTCGCCGTACCTCGGCATGACCCTGCCCGGCCGGGTCGTCGCGACGTTCCACCTGGGCGCGCCGACGGTGCTCGACGGCCGCCTGGTGGACGCCGACACCGTGGCCGCGCACGCCGCGGCGCTCCGGACGGGGGCGCGCGCATGA
- the pyrR gene encoding bifunctional pyr operon transcriptional regulator/uracil phosphoribosyltransferase PyrR, with protein sequence MPSSEAGKGVDVGTRTVLQQPDITRALTRIAHEILEANHGGSDLVLLGIPTRGAVLAERLGRILADIEPEWASAAGGIGTERVGTLDVTMHRDDLGHGIGRAPHRTVIPAGGIDGKVVVLVDDVLYSGRTVRAALDALQGIGRPRAVRLAVLVDRGHRELPIRADHVGKNLPTASDERVTLHLSETDGDDTVFIEQGVA encoded by the coding sequence ATGCCGTCCAGTGAGGCGGGGAAGGGGGTCGACGTGGGTACCAGAACGGTCCTGCAGCAACCCGACATCACGCGCGCTCTGACGCGCATCGCACACGAGATCCTCGAGGCCAACCACGGCGGCTCGGACCTCGTGCTCCTGGGGATCCCGACCCGCGGCGCGGTCCTGGCGGAACGGCTCGGCCGGATCCTGGCCGACATCGAGCCGGAGTGGGCCTCGGCCGCCGGCGGCATCGGGACCGAGCGTGTCGGCACGCTCGACGTCACGATGCACCGCGACGACCTCGGCCACGGCATCGGCCGCGCACCGCACCGCACCGTCATCCCCGCCGGCGGCATCGACGGCAAGGTCGTCGTGCTCGTCGACGACGTCCTGTACTCGGGCCGCACGGTCCGGGCAGCGCTCGACGCCCTGCAGGGGATCGGCCGCCCGCGTGCCGTCCGGCTCGCCGTGCTCGTCGACCGCGGCCACCGCGAGCTGCCGATCCGCGCCGACCACGTCGGGAAGAACCTGCCGACCGCGTCCGACGAGCGGGTCACCCTGCACCTGTCCGAGACCGACGGCGACGACACCGTGTTCATCGAGCAGGGGGTGGCGTGA
- the ruvX gene encoding Holliday junction resolvase RuvX — MRSGRRLGVDVGRARIGIAVCDRDGLLATPVETVRRDAPSDLQRILEIADEYDALELVVGLPLSMSGGDTPSTDDARAFAARIAEHRPVRLVDERLSTVTAQRGLHQAGKNTKKSRSVIDQAAAVIILQHALDHERSAGAPPGTTLP, encoded by the coding sequence ATCCGGTCCGGGCGGCGGCTCGGCGTGGACGTCGGCCGCGCCCGGATCGGGATCGCCGTGTGCGACCGCGACGGGTTGCTGGCGACGCCGGTCGAGACCGTGCGTCGTGACGCCCCGTCCGACCTGCAGCGGATCCTCGAGATCGCCGACGAGTACGACGCCCTCGAGCTCGTCGTCGGACTGCCCTTGTCGATGTCCGGCGGCGACACCCCGTCCACGGACGACGCTCGGGCGTTCGCGGCCCGGATCGCCGAGCACCGTCCGGTCCGGCTGGTCGACGAACGGTTGTCCACCGTGACCGCCCAGCGTGGTCTGCACCAGGCCGGCAAGAACACGAAGAAGTCGCGCTCCGTGATCGACCAAGCGGCCGCTGTTATCATTCTGCAACACGCGCTCGACCACGAACGCAGTGCCGGTGCCCCTCCGGGCACCACGCTTCCCTGA
- the aroC gene encoding chorismate synthase, with protein sequence MLRWLTAGESHGPELIAMLEGLPAGVPVSFESIRTDLARRKLGYGRGSRMKFEQDELHVSGGVRHGYSLGSPIAIRIGNTEWPKWVEVMNPEPVESTEMSRGRSAPLTRPRPGHADLVGMQKYGFDEARPILERASARETAARVALGAVAKSFLAELGMRSVAHTLQVGTVRVPDGTDLPLPDDVDRLDDDQLRCFDADTSARMVTEVEAAKKDGDTLGGVVEVLFYGVPPGLGSHVQWDRRLDARLAAAIMGIQAIKGVEVGDGFATAGRRGSAAHDELYREDGEIYRTSDRAGGTEGGMSTGTVLRVRAGMKPIATVPHALHTVDVVSGEDASAHHQRSDVCAVPAAGVVAEAMVALVLADAVLEKFGGDNVVETKRNLDAYLASIPETLRTRRTEPSAPADAS encoded by the coding sequence ATGCTTCGTTGGTTGACTGCTGGTGAGTCCCACGGACCCGAACTGATCGCGATGCTCGAGGGCCTGCCCGCGGGTGTCCCGGTGTCGTTCGAGTCCATCCGCACCGATCTCGCGCGCCGCAAGCTCGGCTACGGTCGTGGCTCGCGCATGAAGTTCGAACAGGACGAGCTGCACGTGTCCGGCGGTGTCCGGCACGGGTACTCGCTCGGCAGCCCGATCGCGATCCGGATCGGCAACACCGAGTGGCCGAAGTGGGTCGAGGTCATGAACCCCGAGCCGGTCGAGTCCACCGAGATGTCGCGCGGCCGCAGCGCCCCGCTGACGCGCCCCCGCCCGGGCCACGCGGACCTGGTCGGCATGCAGAAGTACGGCTTCGACGAAGCCCGCCCGATCCTCGAGCGCGCGAGCGCCCGTGAGACCGCGGCCCGCGTCGCACTCGGCGCCGTCGCCAAGTCCTTCCTCGCCGAACTCGGCATGCGGTCGGTGGCGCACACCCTGCAGGTCGGTACGGTCCGCGTGCCGGACGGCACCGACCTGCCGCTGCCCGACGACGTCGACCGTCTCGACGACGACCAGTTGCGGTGCTTCGACGCGGACACCTCGGCCCGCATGGTGACCGAGGTCGAGGCCGCGAAGAAGGACGGCGACACCCTCGGTGGCGTCGTCGAGGTCCTGTTCTACGGCGTCCCGCCGGGGCTCGGCTCGCACGTGCAGTGGGACCGACGGCTCGACGCGCGTCTGGCCGCCGCCATCATGGGCATCCAGGCGATCAAGGGCGTCGAGGTCGGTGACGGCTTCGCGACCGCCGGTCGTCGCGGCTCCGCCGCCCACGACGAGCTCTACCGTGAAGACGGCGAGATCTACCGCACGAGCGACCGGGCCGGTGGCACCGAGGGCGGCATGTCCACGGGGACCGTCCTGCGGGTCCGTGCCGGCATGAAGCCGATCGCGACCGTGCCGCACGCGCTGCACACCGTCGACGTCGTGTCGGGCGAAGACGCCTCAGCGCACCACCAGCGTTCCGACGTCTGCGCGGTCCCGGCCGCCGGCGTCGTGGCCGAGGCGATGGTGGCCCTCGTGCTCGCCGATGCCGTGCTCGAGAAGTTCGGCGGCGACAACGTCGTCGAGACCAAGCGCAACCTCGACGCCTACCTCGCGTCGATCCCGGAGACGCTCCGCACCCGTCGGACGGAGCCGTCGGCACCGGCCGACGCGTCGTGA